In one Chitinophaga sancti genomic region, the following are encoded:
- a CDS encoding sensor histidine kinase, with product MFKRISKYWWCQIAGWAAYFVVNIFFAYSYLGSVDRSYTVNLLLIIFFGLVATHALRSMLQRINWFQYSFESQMLLFFGLTVGAGIIIYAGNISIGNLFRDQSQQRTFADLKTFNFLIPIFLITAIWWLIYFVWHYIDRSRNTQVDKLKLESTVKELELKTIKSQLNPHFIFNALNSIRALVDENPQRARTAITELSNILRSSMQVEKAETVSLENELSIVKDYLALETIRFEERLKVEYDIDPETLELPIPPMMLQTLVENAIKHGISRIITGGTVFIGSHVKDMQHEITIENTGQLSAAGPGFGFGIQSTRQRLSMLFGSRASFNIYNKDGEMVEVRVVMPLV from the coding sequence ATGTTTAAACGAATATCAAAATATTGGTGGTGTCAGATAGCGGGATGGGCTGCTTATTTTGTCGTGAATATATTCTTCGCTTACTCTTACCTGGGAAGTGTAGACCGGTCATACACCGTCAATTTATTACTCATTATATTTTTTGGCCTCGTGGCTACTCATGCGCTCCGGAGCATGTTACAGCGTATTAACTGGTTCCAGTATAGTTTTGAGAGCCAGATGCTGTTATTCTTCGGATTGACGGTAGGGGCCGGGATCATCATTTATGCCGGGAACATTTCTATCGGCAACCTGTTCCGTGATCAGAGCCAGCAGCGCACATTTGCAGATCTGAAAACTTTCAATTTCCTCATTCCCATCTTCCTGATTACGGCTATCTGGTGGCTCATTTATTTTGTGTGGCACTATATAGACCGCAGCAGAAATACCCAGGTAGATAAGTTAAAACTGGAAAGTACGGTAAAGGAGCTGGAGCTCAAGACGATCAAATCACAGCTGAATCCACATTTTATCTTTAACGCCCTTAACAGTATACGGGCATTGGTAGACGAAAACCCGCAAAGGGCAAGGACGGCAATCACAGAGTTGTCGAATATACTCCGCAGTTCCATGCAGGTAGAAAAAGCGGAAACTGTGAGCCTGGAAAATGAGTTGAGTATTGTGAAGGATTACCTGGCACTGGAAACGATCCGCTTCGAAGAACGATTGAAAGTAGAATATGATATAGACCCTGAGACACTGGAATTGCCTATCCCTCCTATGATGTTGCAAACACTGGTAGAGAATGCGATCAAGCATGGTATTTCCAGGATTATTACGGGAGGAACGGTGTTTATCGGTTCTCATGTAAAGGATATGCAGCATGAGATCACGATTGAGAACACGGGACAACTGTCGGCAGCGGGGCCGGGATTTGGATTTGGGATCCAGAGTACGCGGCAAAGGTTGAGTATGTTATTTGGTAGCAGGGCATCTTTCAATATTTATAATAAGGATGGGGAGATGGTAGAGGTGAGGGTGGTCATGCCATTGGTATAG
- the dxs gene encoding 1-deoxy-D-xylulose-5-phosphate synthase has product MNITPGPLLGNIQTPADLRKLSKEQLHEVSEELRQFIIDVVSVHGGHFAASLGVVELSVALHYVFNTPYDQLVWDVGHQAYGHKILTGRRDVFYTNRKYHGISGFPKREESPYDTFGVGHSSTSLSAALGMAIASKFKGETDRQHIAVIGDGAMTAGMAFEALNHAGVANANVLFILNDNCMSIDPNVGALKEYLTDITTSPTYNKFRDDVWHLLGKLPVGKRFTRDMASKLEAGIKGVVSGSSNLFESLKLRYFGPIDGHNIIKLVDTLQDLKDIPGPKLLHIVTTKGKGYALAEKDQTTWHAPGLFDKITGEIFKKIPDKPQAPKYQDVFGHTIIELAEQNNTIMGITPAMPSGSSLKYMMEKMPDRAFDVGICEQHAVTLSAGLATQGMRVFCTIYSSFFQRAYDQALHDVAIQKLPVVFCLDRAGLVGEDGPTHHGVYDIAYMRCVPNVVISSPMNEEELRNLMYSSQLSTQQLPFVIRYPRGQGVMPDWRQPFKEIKIGTGRKIRNGKDIAILSLGPVGNFVTEACKNLLVEDLQPAHYDMRFVKPLDETMLHEIFSQYDKVITVEDHAITGGFGSAVLEFMVDHGYTAKVKRLGIPDRIIEHGKPEELHRECGFDAAGIATTVREMLKDKVTVTAI; this is encoded by the coding sequence ATGAACATTACGCCGGGCCCATTGCTGGGCAACATACAAACCCCTGCTGATTTGCGGAAGCTAAGTAAAGAACAACTGCATGAGGTAAGTGAAGAACTCCGCCAGTTCATTATTGACGTGGTAAGCGTGCATGGTGGTCACTTTGCGGCCAGCCTTGGCGTAGTTGAACTTTCTGTAGCCCTGCACTATGTTTTCAATACCCCTTATGATCAGCTGGTATGGGATGTAGGTCATCAGGCATATGGACACAAAATCCTCACCGGCAGAAGAGATGTGTTCTATACTAACCGCAAATACCACGGTATCAGTGGTTTCCCAAAAAGAGAAGAAAGTCCCTACGACACCTTTGGTGTTGGTCACTCTTCCACCTCCCTTTCCGCTGCCCTGGGTATGGCCATCGCCTCCAAGTTCAAAGGAGAAACCGACCGCCAGCATATAGCTGTGATTGGTGATGGTGCTATGACCGCCGGTATGGCCTTCGAAGCCCTCAACCATGCAGGCGTAGCCAATGCCAACGTGCTTTTTATCCTCAACGATAACTGCATGTCCATTGACCCTAACGTAGGCGCACTCAAAGAATACCTGACCGATATTACCACCTCGCCTACCTATAACAAGTTTCGTGATGACGTGTGGCACCTGCTGGGCAAACTCCCTGTGGGTAAACGCTTTACCCGCGATATGGCCTCCAAACTGGAAGCAGGAATCAAAGGCGTGGTATCCGGCTCCAGCAATCTCTTTGAATCCCTGAAACTCCGCTACTTCGGTCCAATCGATGGGCATAATATCATTAAACTGGTAGATACCCTGCAGGACCTCAAAGATATTCCCGGCCCTAAACTGCTTCATATCGTTACCACCAAGGGTAAAGGTTATGCACTGGCAGAAAAGGACCAGACTACCTGGCACGCACCCGGCCTGTTCGACAAGATCACGGGCGAAATCTTCAAAAAAATACCCGATAAGCCACAAGCTCCTAAATACCAGGATGTGTTTGGGCATACGATCATAGAACTCGCAGAGCAGAACAATACCATTATGGGTATTACCCCTGCCATGCCTTCCGGCTCCTCCCTCAAATACATGATGGAAAAGATGCCGGACCGTGCCTTCGACGTAGGCATTTGTGAACAACATGCCGTTACCCTCTCTGCCGGTCTGGCTACGCAGGGTATGCGGGTGTTCTGTACCATCTACTCTTCCTTCTTCCAGCGTGCATACGATCAGGCTTTGCATGACGTAGCCATCCAGAAACTCCCTGTAGTATTCTGCCTGGACCGTGCGGGCCTGGTAGGTGAAGATGGTCCTACTCACCATGGCGTGTACGACATCGCCTATATGCGCTGTGTACCGAATGTGGTGATCAGCTCCCCGATGAACGAAGAGGAACTGCGTAATCTCATGTATTCCTCCCAGTTGTCCACACAGCAACTGCCTTTCGTGATCCGCTACCCGAGAGGACAGGGCGTAATGCCTGATTGGCGCCAGCCTTTCAAAGAAATTAAAATAGGTACCGGCCGCAAAATTCGCAACGGTAAAGATATCGCCATCCTCTCCCTGGGTCCTGTAGGTAATTTCGTAACCGAAGCCTGCAAAAACCTGCTGGTAGAAGACCTGCAACCTGCTCACTACGATATGCGCTTTGTAAAGCCGCTGGACGAAACCATGCTGCATGAAATATTCAGCCAGTACGATAAAGTGATTACTGTAGAAGACCATGCTATCACCGGTGGTTTTGGTAGTGCGGTGCTGGAATTTATGGTAGATCATGGGTATACGGCAAAGGTGAAACGCCTGGGCATCCCGGATCGTATCATTGAGCATGGTAAGCCTGAAGAACTACACCGTGAGTGTGGGTTTGATGCTGCGGGTATTGCAACAACCGTGAGAGAAATGCTGAAAGACAAAGTAACAGTAACAGCTATCTGA